CTTTCGGCCCCGGCACTTGCACACGATCCCGCAGCGGTATCGCCGCTGTCACCCGGCGCCGAAGCCTTCAAGATCCTGCATCTTTATGGCGGGGAAGACGGGGAATCGCACCTTGAAATCAAGGATCTGCCCCGCACTGGCGGCACACCAGGCCGCAGCGTGCAGACCCGGCTCTATGCCACCGATGTTGAAATCGGCGATACCCTGCCGGGCGACTTCATCGACTTCCACGGTGTTTCAACGCCTCGCCTGCTGATAGTTCTGGCGGGCCAACTGGAAGTGGGGTTGGGTGATGGATCGAAGCACATCCTGTCAAAGGGGGATATCGTGCTGGCAAACGATGTGACCGGGCGCGGCCACACATCGCGTACCATCGGCACAGAACCCTTGCGCATCCTGACCGTGCGCCTGCCTGCGAAGAACAGCTTCGCGCCGAAGCTGAGCGCGTGCCCGGAAGGAATGAGCGCGGGCCAATGCGTCGCCAACAAACTGAAGATCACCACCACGCCCCCGGAGCGCAAGTGATGAGCCGGGACGTTCCCATTCGGGCGGTGTCGCGGTCGCTTGATGCGCTGAAAGTGATTAACCGATATGGCAGGATTACGCTGGGTGACATCGCCAAAGAGGTTGATGTCCCCTATGTCACCGCATGCCGCATTGTGCAGACGCTGGTGGTCGAAGGGTTGATCGTGCGCGAACCTTCGCGCAATCACTATCGCCCCACCGCGCTGGTTCAGCACCTTGTTTCGGGGTTTGCGCATGAAGACGATCTGGTGCGGATATCGCGTCCGCTGCTGTCAGATTTTACCCGTGAATCTGGCTGGCCGGTATCGGTTTCCATTCCCATTGCGGGCGACATGATGATGCGGGTCAGCACCCATGCCAGCGCCATCCTGCTGAACGAACGCTGCTTTCCCGGTTTCACGCAAGCCGTGGCCAGCAGCGTTCCGGGCCGTCTTGCGTTGGCATGCGGCGCTGGCACCATGCGCTCCGGTGGCCATCTGGCGGAAGATCGCAATGGCTATGGATTGAACCCGCGTAGCACGTCGTCCATCGCAGTGCCGGTGTTTGTGAAAGGCGGCTTTGTGGCTGCGCTGACGATGACATTCACCACCCGCCACCTGTCTGTGGCAAGGGCGTTGCCGCAATATCTGCCGCAGTTGCAATCCACTGCGGCTGCCATTGCTCACGATCTGGCGCGGGGTATTGGCCCGGCTGCTGCCCCGGCCGCTGCCAGTGTGCAGCAGTCGGGGCATCAACCGATCAGTCTACCTTGATAAGCACCTTGCCGATGTGCGAACCCGACTTCAGGTAACGGCAAGCATCGACCGCTTCGTCAAAGCCGAACACGCGGTCCACAACCGGGGCAAAGCCATTGGCTTCCATTGCGCGGACAAGACGCGCCAGCATGGCCCGGCTGCCTTCGGCAATGCCCTTCAGCGTAATGTTCTTGCCGATGATCCCGCCATAGTTAGGCAGCGGGCCATCCGCCGCGCCGACGCCAATGATGACGATGCGCGCATTCACGCCGCAGGCGTTGATCGACTGGGGCAGGGTGTGCTGGCCACCGGTTTCCACCACGATATCGGCCCCGCGTCCGCCGGTCTGGCGCTGCAGTTCCGCGGCCCAATCAGGGTGCGTGGCATAGTTGACGGTATAGTCCGCGCCCAGCTTGCGTGCCTGTTCCAGCTTTTCATCGCTGGATGACGTGATCGCCACGAACGCGCCATTGGCCTTGGCAATTTGCAGTGCGGCCATGGCAACGCCGCCGGTGCCCAGTGCCACCACCAGATCGCCCGCGCGCACCTGGCCCACTTCGACCACAGCATGCCACGCGGTCAGCGTTGCTGCGGCCAGCGGGGCGGCCTGTTCGTCGGTGATGGCGGCGGGGATTTTCACCAGCGCGGCTGCTGGCACCTTCACATATTCGGCCATCCACCCATCAAGGCTGGTGCCAAGATCGGCGCCGAAGTGGCGCATTTCGAACGGACCGTCGATCCACGTAACGAAGTGCGCCAGCACCGCGCGGTCGCCCACGGCAATGCCTGCAACGCCATCGCCCACGGCCACCACTTCGCCCACGCCTTCGGAAAAGGGCACGCGGTCTTCAGCCTTCTTCGCGCCATAGCGGCCTTCCAGAATCTGGATGTCGCGGTTGTTCAGGCACACATAGCGGACTTTCAGAACCGCTTCACCCGGCCCCGCCACCGGATCGGGGCGGGTGGTCTGGGTCAACGATTCAAGCCCGTTCTGGGGGCCGAGTTCATAGGCTTTCACATCTGGCTCCTGTAGGAATCAAGGATATCGCACCCGCGGGCAAACCATGTCGCGGGTCTTTGGGTAAGCTCGGCCAGCAGACGCTCGAACGCATCCATGCGGTAAGGCAGGCCGATAATATAAGGCGTCAGATGCAGCGGCAGCATCCGCCCGCCATGGCTATCGGCTTCACCCGCCAGCCAGTCATGCGCGTCCAGCATCTGCTCGGCATAGCTGTCGACCGACTGCTGCTGCACGTTCAGGATCTGCCGGTCGGACAGTTCATGGTTCAGCGGCAGGTTGATAAGGCCGTTGTTGAACGCCCACGGCACTTCGTCATTGGCCCAGTCACAGCAATATTCGATGCCCGCTTCGACCAGCAGGTCAGTGGTGGCGAAGCTCTGCGACCGCGCGATGGAATGCCACCCGCGCGGTGCGGCACCTGCCACATCGGATAACGCGGCAATGCTGTCGCGGATCAGCGCGCGTTCCGCATCCACCGGCAGGGTTGATGCGATAGTGCCGTTCATGTCGGTTGAATGGGCGATGATCTCGTGCCCTGCGTCCACAATATCGCGGATCACCGATGGATACCGCTGCGCAATCGCGCCGTTGGCCGCCACTGATACGTTTACGCCCGCCTTCGCAAAGGCATCCAGCAAGCGGTAAAACCCGATGCGGGTGCCATATTCACGCGCGGTGTAATGGCGATAATCCGGGTATGCCGTCTGCATGTGGCCGGGCGCACGGAAAGGCGTGTCCGAAGGCGTGATCGGAAACCATTCCAGGCTCACGACGATCCACGTCGCCACACCTTTGCCATCCGGCCACGAAATCGGTTTGCGCGTGGGCAGCGCGGAATAGGGGTAAAGGTCGTGGTCATACCCGGCCCGGCGGCGCGGATATTCAAGATAACCGGGATCAAGGCTCATGCGTCGTCTCCCGTCTGTGCTGCTCTCCACGCATCGGCAATGTCTCCCGCCCGCGTTATCCATGCCCGGCCATCGGCGGCAATGTGGCGCAGCACTTCCTCAAACGCGCCGATGCGGTGCGGCTGGCCGATCAGATAGGAATGCAGCGGAATGCACATAACCGTGCCGGACTGTTCACCGGCCAGCCGTTCAAACTGGCGGATCAAAGTCTGCGCATATTCGCGCGGCGACATGTTGTAGATGAAGAAGCCATAATGGTCGTTGACCTCAAGGCTGTAAGGCATCGAGATCAGGTCGCCACTGGCGGTCTTCACCCGCTGCGGCTGATCGTCGTGATATAGGTCGCAGGTGTAATCCAGCCCGTATTCGGCAATCAGGTCCAGCGTGCGCGGGGTATGCGTCAGCGCAGGGGCCAGCCAGCCGCGAATGGTCTGCCCAGTGGCATCGCGCACGGTGCGGATCGAATCCTCGATGATCGCGCGTTCTTGGCGCTCGTCCATGCCGTAGGAATAGCGGGTGTTGTAAATGCCGTGGCTGAAGAACTCCCACCCGCGTGCATTGGCATCGGCCACCACATCGGGGTGGTGCTGGCACAGCGCCACCGACAGGCTGACCGAGCCGGGAAAGCCGTGGCGGGTCATCACATCGGCCATGCGCCAGTGGCCCACGCGGTTGGCATGGTCACGGTGGGAATAGCCTACGACATCGGGGTGCGGCCGGCCCCAGGATTTGCGATGCGGGTTCGCGGGCGGGTCAATCTCGTAATATTCAAGATTGGGCGAAACCCACACCGCCACTTTCTTGCCGCCCGGCCAGACAATCGGCTTGCGCCCGCGATAGGGCGCGAAGTCATAAAGACCGGGATCAGAAGCGCCTTCCTGCATCAGCGTGCCTCCAGCCAGTCGATCACAGTCTGCACCGGTTCAACATCGGCATACTTCAGTTGCAGGTCGGTCAGGTTGGCGAAGTGATAGCTCTCGTGCTTGTCCGCGCACGTTTCGATCGGAACGATGGTGCGGTATCCCCGGCTCAGGCTGTCCACTGCCGTTGCGCGGATGCAGCCCGATGTCGATCCGCCGGTAATGACCACGGTATCGACCTTGTGCCACACCAGCAGGCTTTGCAGCGGCGTTTCGAAGAACGCTGACGGCATCCGCTTGGTATAGACCATGTCGGCAGGGTCGATCTCGCACCGGTCATCAAAGGCGTGGCGGTCGGAATCGTATTTGATGTTCTGCAATGAATCCGGCGTGTTGGTGCGCGTGCCCCACACGCCCGCGTCGCTGGCATCCTCGGCATAGGCAACATGCGTCCAGATCACCGGCATACCCTTTTCGCGCGCAAGCCGCGAAATGGTGTTGGTATGTTCGATCTGGCGCGGGTCGGTTTCGTAGGCCGTCTTGTAACGGTCGATCCGGGTATAGGCGTTCTGGAAATCGACGTTCACGATGGCCAGCTTTTCGCCAAAGCCAAATTTCGTGCGCGCCGGGTTGGCCATCACTTCTTCGAAAATCTGCCGTGCGGTCTTGTCCTCACAGATCATTTTCGTGCCCACGATGCTCATGTCCATTCTACCTCATACCTGCGGTCGCGAATGCCCGCAGGGGCGCTTTTCGCATCCTTGCGGGCATCTGCATGTGTGGTTCTGTGGCGGATCAGGGGGAGCTGCCCCGCCACAGGTATTTGTAATGCCGATCAGATCTTGAACTTGATCCGGCCGGTGTAACGGCGCGGATCGCCGGGGAACAGCGACAGGAAGTTCGCCGTCACCGTCTTCTGGTCGGTCAGGTTGGAAACTTCGAGCGAGATCTTGAAGCTGTCGTCTTCAGCGGTGAAGCTGATCGCGGCATCGACAAAATCTTCGGTCGTCGTCGTCGTGGTGTTCAGCACTGCCACCCAGTAGGGCGAATTGTGCCGCCACGTCGCGCTGGTGGTGAAGTAACCGCCCAGTGCGCTTGCCGGGATTTCATAAGACGCGCCGCTGCTCATCTGGAACTTGGGCACGCGAACCGGGGTCAGCGCGGTGGAGAGCGTCGTCGCCAGTGGCGAGATATAGACGTATTCGCCATGCATGTAGGACGGGTTGGCAAACAGGCTGAGGTTGCCGAACTTTGCCGTGGCTTCCACTTCCACGCCATAGACGTCCAGCGTGCCCGCATTGAACGGCAGGCTGGCGATCACGCCCAGCGAATTGGGCACACCTGCAGTCACCTGCAAGTCCTTGGTCCGGGCGTAATAACCGGTCAGGTTGAAGCGCAACTTGCGATCAAACAGTTCCGATTTCAGACCCGCTTCATACGACCAGGTCTTTTCCGGGTTGAACGTCACCGCGTTCTGCGGTGCTGCTGCCGTGCCGTTCCAGCCGCCCGACTTGAAGCCATTGGTGGCCGATGCGAACACCATGACATCGGGGTTGAACTTGTAGTCAACCGCGATGCGCGGGGTGAACCGCTTGACCGTCTGCTGCAACGGAATGCCGAACGCAGTCACTGCCGAATCGGGATAGGACAGTGTCGGGAACTGGGTGGACTGGATGAAGTTCAGGTTCTTCTTTTCCCAGGTGTAGCGGCCACCCAGTGTCAGCGTCAGCTTTTCGGTCGCATGGTAATCTGCCTGCGCATAATAGGCAGCGGTTTCAACCTTGTGCTTGTAAAGCGCGTCCTGAATCGGGCGGAACGCGGTGGTACCGCCAGAGAAGCTGGTCTGTCGGTCATCCGAAGTTTCCTTCAGGTAGAACAGGCCGGTAACCAGGTCCAGCTTGTCGCCAAACGAATAGTTCAGCTTCAGTTCGTGGCTGTGCTGTTCGTGTACGGCGTTGTCGACCAGGATGAACCCGGCGTACTTGTTGACCGCCGAGGCATTGTATTCGTTGATGTAACCCTGATCGAGCTTGCGATACCCACCGATGTAGGTGATCGACCCGTTTTCCAGATCATAGTTGATGTTGCCGCCGATGGCGAAATTGTCAGACAGGTTGCAATTGCCCTGTCCGGTGCTCAGCAGTGTGTTGACGTTGTTGTCCGAACAGCTGGTCTGGGCAAGACCTGCGGCGCTTTCATAGAACACCGGCTGGGTGGTCTGGGTCTTTACATACGGGTTCTTGCCCGGAATGTTGCGCAGGCCGGTGTACGTGCTGGAATTGCTGGTGAATTCAGCCGAAAGGTCAATGGTCAGCGCGTCGGTGGGCAGGAAGCGCACATCGCCGCGAATGCCATAGCTCTTTTCGCCGTTCAGCCATTCCTTGGTGGTGATGTTCTTCAGGTAGCCGCGATCCTGCACGACAAAACCCGAAATCTTGGTGCGCACGGTGTCGCTGATCGGCAGGTCGGCAGTGGCCTTGACC
The nucleotide sequence above comes from Novosphingobium sp. SL115. Encoded proteins:
- a CDS encoding MarR family transcriptional regulator, which gives rise to MSRDVPIRAVSRSLDALKVINRYGRITLGDIAKEVDVPYVTACRIVQTLVVEGLIVREPSRNHYRPTALVQHLVSGFAHEDDLVRISRPLLSDFTRESGWPVSVSIPIAGDMMMRVSTHASAILLNERCFPGFTQAVASSVPGRLALACGAGTMRSGGHLAEDRNGYGLNPRSTSSIAVPVFVKGGFVAALTMTFTTRHLSVARALPQYLPQLQSTAAAIAHDLARGIGPAAAPAAASVQQSGHQPISLP
- a CDS encoding zinc-dependent alcohol dehydrogenase family protein yields the protein MKAYELGPQNGLESLTQTTRPDPVAGPGEAVLKVRYVCLNNRDIQILEGRYGAKKAEDRVPFSEGVGEVVAVGDGVAGIAVGDRAVLAHFVTWIDGPFEMRHFGADLGTSLDGWMAEYVKVPAAALVKIPAAITDEQAAPLAAATLTAWHAVVEVGQVRAGDLVVALGTGGVAMAALQIAKANGAFVAITSSSDEKLEQARKLGADYTVNYATHPDWAAELQRQTGGRGADIVVETGGQHTLPQSINACGVNARIVIIGVGAADGPLPNYGGIIGKNITLKGIAEGSRAMLARLVRAMEANGFAPVVDRVFGFDEAVDACRYLKSGSHIGKVLIKVD
- a CDS encoding polysaccharide deacetylase family protein; this encodes MSLDPGYLEYPRRRAGYDHDLYPYSALPTRKPISWPDGKGVATWIVVSLEWFPITPSDTPFRAPGHMQTAYPDYRHYTAREYGTRIGFYRLLDAFAKAGVNVSVAANGAIAQRYPSVIRDIVDAGHEIIAHSTDMNGTIASTLPVDAERALIRDSIAALSDVAGAAPRGWHSIARSQSFATTDLLVEAGIEYCCDWANDEVPWAFNNGLINLPLNHELSDRQILNVQQQSVDSYAEQMLDAHDWLAGEADSHGGRMLPLHLTPYIIGLPYRMDAFERLLAELTQRPATWFARGCDILDSYRSQM
- a CDS encoding polysaccharide deacetylase family protein, with product MQEGASDPGLYDFAPYRGRKPIVWPGGKKVAVWVSPNLEYYEIDPPANPHRKSWGRPHPDVVGYSHRDHANRVGHWRMADVMTRHGFPGSVSLSVALCQHHPDVVADANARGWEFFSHGIYNTRYSYGMDERQERAIIEDSIRTVRDATGQTIRGWLAPALTHTPRTLDLIAEYGLDYTCDLYHDDQPQRVKTASGDLISMPYSLEVNDHYGFFIYNMSPREYAQTLIRQFERLAGEQSGTVMCIPLHSYLIGQPHRIGAFEEVLRHIAADGRAWITRAGDIADAWRAAQTGDDA
- a CDS encoding isochorismatase family protein; this encodes MSIVGTKMICEDKTARQIFEEVMANPARTKFGFGEKLAIVNVDFQNAYTRIDRYKTAYETDPRQIEHTNTISRLAREKGMPVIWTHVAYAEDASDAGVWGTRTNTPDSLQNIKYDSDRHAFDDRCEIDPADMVYTKRMPSAFFETPLQSLLVWHKVDTVVITGGSTSGCIRATAVDSLSRGYRTIVPIETCADKHESYHFANLTDLQLKYADVEPVQTVIDWLEAR
- a CDS encoding TonB-dependent receptor, yielding MTSHRLLLTSMLVPLALAAMPAHAQDSAADAVPETKGLEEIVVTSQRRAEKLQSVPVTVSAFSEAMLERLAVVDTISTSKFVPGMVSQHNAGLASANAYFLRGLGNSQSTATFDAPVTTYVDDVYIARQNANNYAFFDTERVEVLRGPQGTLFGRNTTGGAINVIMRKPSDTAGMKLEMSAGSYERYTVKATADLPISDTVRTKISGFVVQDRGYLKNITTKEWLNGEKSYGIRGDVRFLPTDALTIDLSAEFTSNSSTYTGLRNIPGKNPYVKTQTTQPVFYESAAGLAQTSCSDNNVNTLLSTGQGNCNLSDNFAIGGNINYDLENGSITYIGGYRKLDQGYINEYNASAVNKYAGFILVDNAVHEQHSHELKLNYSFGDKLDLVTGLFYLKETSDDRQTSFSGGTTAFRPIQDALYKHKVETAAYYAQADYHATEKLTLTLGGRYTWEKKNLNFIQSTQFPTLSYPDSAVTAFGIPLQQTVKRFTPRIAVDYKFNPDVMVFASATNGFKSGGWNGTAAAPQNAVTFNPEKTWSYEAGLKSELFDRKLRFNLTGYYARTKDLQVTAGVPNSLGVIASLPFNAGTLDVYGVEVEATAKFGNLSLFANPSYMHGEYVYISPLATTLSTALTPVRVPKFQMSSGASYEIPASALGGYFTTSATWRHNSPYWVAVLNTTTTTTEDFVDAAISFTAEDDSFKISLEVSNLTDQKTVTANFLSLFPGDPRRYTGRIKFKI